A genome region from Hevea brasiliensis isolate MT/VB/25A 57/8 chromosome 9, ASM3005281v1, whole genome shotgun sequence includes the following:
- the LOC110633383 gene encoding calmodulin calcium-dependent NAD kinase-like isoform X2, whose translation MGFADRRECPHLCKLAAEYICKSESCEEDIYAFFAEEVEADSLFVKLLEELERCILSYFAFHWSHADLIMHQVLTADAEPKKKFKHIVMAATREQRFERVTKNLKVARVFNTLVEEMKAMGLASNDDSQCTEVMAPVAHSDRSPVLLFMGGGMGAGKSTVLKDILKEPFWAGAAGNAVIIEADAFKETDVIYRALSSRGHADMIHTAELVHQSSTDAASSLLVTALNEGRDVIMDGTLSWVPFVVQTITMARNVHRKRYRMGAGYKVNDDGTVTENYWEQIEEEEPPLDGSKKRKPYRIELVGVVCDAYLAVVRGIRRAIMCRRAVRVRSQLKSHKRFANAFLTYCQLVDNARLYCTNALEGAPKLIGWKERDKTLLVDPDEIDCIKRVGRLNEEADSIYQLYKAPDPNMAAGSIWKDIVLSPSRLNIQKELKYCIQKVERSKSYANVQCR comes from the exons ATGGGATTTGCAGATAGGAGAGAATGTCCACATCTCTGCAAGTTAGCTGCAGAATACATTTGCAAGAGTGAAAGCTGTGAGGAAGATATTTATGCATTTTTTGCAGAGGAAGTTGAAGCAGATTCGCTTTTTGTAAAACTTCTTGAGGAGCTTGAGAGATGCATTCTTAGTTATTTTGCATTCCATTGGAGCCACGCTGATCTTATTATGCATCAG GTACTGACTGCTGATGCGGAACCCAAAAAGAAATTTAAGCACATTGTCATGGCAGCAACAAG GGAACAGAGATTTGAGAGGGTGACAAAAAACCTGAAGGTAGCTAGGGTGTTCAATACATTGGTTGAGGAAATGAAAGCAATGGGATTAGCATCAAATGATGACTCGCAATGTACAGAGGTTATGGCTCCAGTGGCACACTCCGATAGAAGTCCAGTCCTCCTCTTCATGGGTGGTGGGATGGGTGCTGGGAAGAGCACCGTGCTTAAGGACATTCTCAAAGA GCCATTCTGGGCAGGAGCAGCAGGAAATGCAGTGATTATTGAGGCAGATGCCTTCAAAGAAACAGATGTCATATACAGAGCACTTAGCTCCAGAGGACATGCTGACATGATCCACACTGCTGAATTG GTGCACCAATCATCCACAGATGCAGCATCATCTCTCTTGGTGACAGCCCTAAATGAAGGGCGAGATGTGATCATGGATGGCACACTTTCTTGGGTACCATTTGTTGTGCAGACAATAACAATGGCCAGAAATGTCCATCGCAAACGTTATCGCATGGGAGCTGGTTACAAGGTAAACGATGATGGAACTGTAACTGAGAACTACTGGGAgcaaattgaagaagaagaaccacCACTAGATGGATCCAAAAAGAGAAAACCATATAGGATAGAGTTGGTGGGGGTTGTTTGCGATGCTTATTTAGCTGTTGTCAGAGGCATAAG GAGAGCCATAATGTGCAGAAGAGCTGTAAGGGTGAGGTCACAGTTGAAATCCCACAAAAGATTTGCAAATGCATTTCTAACCTACTGCCAACTCGTTGATAATGCCAGGCTATACTGCACCAACGCTTTGGAAGGCGCACCTAAG TTGATAGGATGGAAGGAAAGAGACAAGACTCTGCTGGTTGATCCAGATGAAATAGACTGTATAAAAAGGGTGGGTAGGTTGAACGAGGAAGCAGACTCCATATATCAGCTTTACAAGGCCCCTGACCCAAATATGGCGGCTGGTTCAATTTGGAAAGATATAGTGCTGTCACCATCAAGGTTAAATATTCAAAAGGAATTGAAGTATTGCATCCAAAAAGTTGAAAGATCAAAATCATATGCCAACGTTCAATGCAGATGA
- the LOC110633383 gene encoding calmodulin calcium-dependent NAD kinase-like isoform X1, which yields MQRDYNSKPTFTEIFIASSIGLIIAVAMHYLFRQTRDRKIVPRLKPKEQGRAEKLERFPHYVARQMGFADRRECPHLCKLAAEYICKSESCEEDIYAFFAEEVEADSLFVKLLEELERCILSYFAFHWSHADLIMHQVLTADAEPKKKFKHIVMAATREQRFERVTKNLKVARVFNTLVEEMKAMGLASNDDSQCTEVMAPVAHSDRSPVLLFMGGGMGAGKSTVLKDILKEPFWAGAAGNAVIIEADAFKETDVIYRALSSRGHADMIHTAELVHQSSTDAASSLLVTALNEGRDVIMDGTLSWVPFVVQTITMARNVHRKRYRMGAGYKVNDDGTVTENYWEQIEEEEPPLDGSKKRKPYRIELVGVVCDAYLAVVRGIRRAIMCRRAVRVRSQLKSHKRFANAFLTYCQLVDNARLYCTNALEGAPKLIGWKERDKTLLVDPDEIDCIKRVGRLNEEADSIYQLYKAPDPNMAAGSIWKDIVLSPSRLNIQKELKYCIQKVERSKSYANVQCR from the exons ATGCAGAGAG ATTATAACAGCAAACCAACCTTCACTGAGATCTTTATAGCCTCTTCGATCGGTTTAATCATTGCAGTAGCAATGCATTATCTTTTTCGACAGACCAGGGATCGGAAGATCGTCCCTCGTTTAAAACCAAAGGAACAAGGCCGAGCAGAGAAGCTTGAAAGGTTCCCTCATTATGTag CGAGGCAAATGGGATTTGCAGATAGGAGAGAATGTCCACATCTCTGCAAGTTAGCTGCAGAATACATTTGCAAGAGTGAAAGCTGTGAGGAAGATATTTATGCATTTTTTGCAGAGGAAGTTGAAGCAGATTCGCTTTTTGTAAAACTTCTTGAGGAGCTTGAGAGATGCATTCTTAGTTATTTTGCATTCCATTGGAGCCACGCTGATCTTATTATGCATCAG GTACTGACTGCTGATGCGGAACCCAAAAAGAAATTTAAGCACATTGTCATGGCAGCAACAAG GGAACAGAGATTTGAGAGGGTGACAAAAAACCTGAAGGTAGCTAGGGTGTTCAATACATTGGTTGAGGAAATGAAAGCAATGGGATTAGCATCAAATGATGACTCGCAATGTACAGAGGTTATGGCTCCAGTGGCACACTCCGATAGAAGTCCAGTCCTCCTCTTCATGGGTGGTGGGATGGGTGCTGGGAAGAGCACCGTGCTTAAGGACATTCTCAAAGA GCCATTCTGGGCAGGAGCAGCAGGAAATGCAGTGATTATTGAGGCAGATGCCTTCAAAGAAACAGATGTCATATACAGAGCACTTAGCTCCAGAGGACATGCTGACATGATCCACACTGCTGAATTG GTGCACCAATCATCCACAGATGCAGCATCATCTCTCTTGGTGACAGCCCTAAATGAAGGGCGAGATGTGATCATGGATGGCACACTTTCTTGGGTACCATTTGTTGTGCAGACAATAACAATGGCCAGAAATGTCCATCGCAAACGTTATCGCATGGGAGCTGGTTACAAGGTAAACGATGATGGAACTGTAACTGAGAACTACTGGGAgcaaattgaagaagaagaaccacCACTAGATGGATCCAAAAAGAGAAAACCATATAGGATAGAGTTGGTGGGGGTTGTTTGCGATGCTTATTTAGCTGTTGTCAGAGGCATAAG GAGAGCCATAATGTGCAGAAGAGCTGTAAGGGTGAGGTCACAGTTGAAATCCCACAAAAGATTTGCAAATGCATTTCTAACCTACTGCCAACTCGTTGATAATGCCAGGCTATACTGCACCAACGCTTTGGAAGGCGCACCTAAG TTGATAGGATGGAAGGAAAGAGACAAGACTCTGCTGGTTGATCCAGATGAAATAGACTGTATAAAAAGGGTGGGTAGGTTGAACGAGGAAGCAGACTCCATATATCAGCTTTACAAGGCCCCTGACCCAAATATGGCGGCTGGTTCAATTTGGAAAGATATAGTGCTGTCACCATCAAGGTTAAATATTCAAAAGGAATTGAAGTATTGCATCCAAAAAGTTGAAAGATCAAAATCATATGCCAACGTTCAATGCAGATGA